In Novosphingobium sp. PP1Y, the sequence CTTCAAGACGCTTAAGCGCCGCACTGATACTGGGCTGCTGCCGGTTGAGCTGTCGCGCTGCCGCGCCGATGCCACCTGCGCGGACGATGTCCACGAAAGTCCGCATCAGGTTCCAGTCGACACGGCTGGCAAACTTCCGGTCGATCAGCGGCGCTCGCTCACTCATCCTATAGCCCATTCCTTTCGCGGTGCCCTCAGGATGGCCAAGTCATAGACAAAATCAATGGAAATCATCTGATCGTCGCATCTATCGCTATGGGCACGGTAGAATAAGCCTGTTGCCATGACATCAGCGTCGCTCCCCCTCGTCGACATCTCCGGTCTGGACAGCATCCGCCTTGAGGACCGCATGGCCGTTGCACGCGAACTCGACCGCGCCTGCGCGCAAACCGGCTTTCTCTACATCGCGGGCGCGCAACTCGAGCCCGACCTGTTCCGCCGGCTCGTCGACCGGGCGAAGACCTACTTCGCGCTCGACCACGAGACCAAGATGGCCAGCTACATTGGCCATTCCGAGAACCACAGCGGGTACGTGCCTGTGGGTGAAGAGCAATTCCCCGGTGCTGCCGCAGATCTGAAAGAGGCATTCGACGTCAACTGCGACTACACGTCGGCCCACGGGAGGCGGCGGCTTCTAGGGCCGAATTGCTGGCCCGAGATGCCCGGATTTCGCGAGGATGTGCAGGCCTACTACGCGCACATCACCAGAATCGGCCGCCGCCTCTTTCGTGGCTTTGCACTGGCCCTGGGCCTCGACGAAGACCATTTCGACCCATACCTGCGCCATCCTCCCAGTCAGCTGCGCCTGATCCACTACCCGTTCGACGCCGCGGCGC encodes:
- a CDS encoding isopenicillin N synthase family oxygenase; this translates as MTSASLPLVDISGLDSIRLEDRMAVARELDRACAQTGFLYIAGAQLEPDLFRRLVDRAKTYFALDHETKMASYIGHSENHSGYVPVGEEQFPGAAADLKEAFDVNCDYTSAHGRRRLLGPNCWPEMPGFREDVQAYYAHITRIGRRLFRGFALALGLDEDHFDPYLRHPPSQLRLIHYPFDAAAQDRPGIGAHTDYECFTLLFATAPGLQILDKQGVWMDVPLIEGTMIMNIGDMMEILSNGRFVATRHRVKKVKEERYSFPLFLTCDYDYVIAPVLRGEAPRYAPLKGGEHLFNQTAQTFAYLKRRVECGELVLSNAVPPNSFGQRANGTTS